The Phaeocystidibacter marisrubri genomic interval GGTCTTCTTTGGTTCAGCTTTGAATAATTTCGGCGTTAAAGAGCTACTCGATTGTTTCGTCGACATTGCACCTGCCCCTCAGCCTAAAGCAGCAGAAGAAAGATTAGTAGAACCTAGCGAGAAGGATTTCTCTGGTTTTGTATTCAAAATCCACGCGAACATCGACCCGAATCACCGAAGTCGTATTGCCTTCGTTAAAGTGGTGTCAGGGACCTTTGAACGAAACACCAACTACCTACATGTTCGTCAGGGTAAATCTTTGAAATTCAGCAGCCCAACAACGTTTATGGCTTCTAAAAAGGAGATTGTAGACGCAGCATATCCTGGAGATATTGTCGGTTTGCCGGACACAGGAAACTTTAGAATTGGAGATACGATTACCGGTGGAGAAACTCTTCATTATACTGGAATCCCGAGCTTTTCACCTGAGCACTTCCGCTTCATTAATAACGCAGATCCTCTTAAAGCTAAGCAGCTCAACAAGGGGATTGATCAATTAATGGATGAGGGGGTTGCACAGCTCTTTACTCTCATTCAAAACGGAAGGAAAATTATCGGAACCGTTGGAGCCCTTCAATACGAAGTAATTCAATACCGCTTAGAGCACGAATACAATGCAAAGTGTTCATACGAGAATTTCCCTGCCTTTAAGGCCTGCTGGATTGAAAGCACTGACAACGATCAACTAGAAGAGTTCAAACGCTTAAAGCAGCGTTATCTCGCCACCGACAAGTTCGGTAAGCTCGTATTTCTTGCCGACTCAGCCTTTGGATTACAAATGGCACAAGACAAGTTCGACAAGATTACCTTTCACATGAAGAGTGAGTTCTAATTAGGCCGAAATTCCAATATTCGAATTTGCCAGTTTGAGAATGGCGGTAGGTGTATCGCAAAGAACCACCTTCCCTTTATACATCGCAATGGGAGCCCGAAGTAATTCGGGACGTCTTTTGATGGCTTCAATCCACACCGCAGGGTTGTACTCTCTTCCTTTGTGAATTCGCTGATACTCGGGATCCGCTTTATTCAACAAGCTCTTCGGGTCGCCGTCAAATCGGTCTAGAAGAATTCGGAATAAAGTACCTGATATGGGAACGGAACTCACTTCTTGCTTGTTCACGTGCGATGTAATGGTTAGCGCGTAGGCTAAAGTCTGACGATCACGAGAATTTCTCGCGTTGTACAGAAGGGTTAATTCTCTTTCGTTGAAATGCATGACTCTTGTAGATGGGTTGTTCCTTCATAAGATACTAAAAATGAGGGACATTAAATCTATCATCATGCTAGAGTATAAGCTTTACGGGCTGCGTCCTCTTCGCAAATCGGCAGGGGGCCACCGCTCCTCCTCCCCACAATCAAGGTACGAATCAAACCACGCTTAGTCGTAGGATAAACGTTTACTTACGCCTCTACCCTCACAAAACTAAACTTCTATCACCCAATCTTCAACCTATAAAAAAAGCCACCTACACAGTAGATGGCTTTGTATAAAATAGGAATAGAAAACGTTACTTCTCTCCTCCTGATATGAATTGATCCATAACCACATCGCTCACTCCCATGTTTGAGAAGCCGCCATCGTGGTAGAGGTTTTGAAGCGTCACTTTCTTCGTGAAATCGCTGAACATCATAACACAGTATGATGCACACTCATCTGCATCAGCATTACCCAGTGGAGACATCTTGTCTGCGTAGGCTACAAAACCATCAAATCCTTTGACACCAGAACCTGCAGTTGTCATGGTTGGTGACTGACTAATGGTATTCACACGAACATTCTTCTTCACACCCCAGTGGTAACCGAAGCTACGTGCAATAGATTCCAAATACGCCTTGTTGTCGGCCATATCATTGTAATCTGGGAAGGTGCGCTGTGCTGCCATGTACGTCAATGCGAGGATACTTCCCCACTCATTCATGCAATCTAGATTCCATGCGGTTTGCATAACCTTATGGAAAGAAACTGCTGACACGTCCCATCCTTTCTCCAACCAATCGTAATTCAAGTCGGTGTAATGCTTGCCTTTGCGAACATTGACAGACATTCCGATGGAATGCAACACGAAATCAAGCTTACCTCCCAAGTGCTCAACTGCACCCTTGAACAGCTTGTCAAGATCTTCCATATTGGTGGCATCCGCAGGAATGATAAGTGATCCCGTAGCCTCAGCCAATTCGTTGATTTCACCCATACGCATAGCGATAGGCGCGTTTGTCAATACAAACTCAGCACCTTGAGCGTGACATTGCTCCGCTACTTTCCAGGCGATTGAGTCTTTATTAAGGGCGCCAAAGATGATTCCCTTTTTGCCGGCTAATAGATTGTTCGACATATGTTGGATAGATTAAATCAATTGTTGAGCGGGCTAAGATACGTATTTGATATACTTAGTCATTGGCCAAAAGCTCCTTTGCATTAGCACGAGCCGCTTCTGTTGCCTCTTTCCCACTCAATATTCTACTTACTTCTTCAATTCTTTCATCAGGATTAAGCTGACGAATATGTGTGCGAGTTGCTCCAGCATTTACCTGTTTTTCAACTAGGTAGTGGGCTTGTCCTGCTGCAGCTATTTGAGGAAGGTGGGTAATGGCCAAGACTTGCATATTGCTGCCCATTTCTCGTAGGATTTCTGCAACACGCTTTGCCGTTTCACCACTGATACCAGTATCAATTTCATCAAAAATGATAGTCGGCAAGCCTTTTACTTTACTCATCAGCGCTTTGAGAGCAAGCATCACCCGTGAAAGTTCACCACCACTTGCGATCTTACTGATGGCCTGCGGAGTTCGACCTGCATTGGCAGAGAAAAGCCAGACCATTTCATCAACCCCGGAACCCGAAGGTTCTACCGCGGCTAATTGAAGCTGCACACGAGCATCGGGCATATTCAAACGAGTGAGTAATTCTGCAATGTGATCTTGAACTACAGGAAGCACACTCTTTCTAGATTGTGTCAACTTCACAGCGGCGTTATCCCGCTCCTTTGCAGCTTCCTCAACTTCTTTCTGAGCTTCGGCTAGATGTTCTTCTAGTCTCTCGAAGGTATCAAGCTTAACTGCGATGTCGTCGCGAAGCTCCATGAGCTCTTCTATGCTTGAAGCTCGA includes:
- a CDS encoding peptide chain release factor 3 encodes the protein MGFKEEIARRRTFGIISHPDAGKTTLTEKLLLFGGAIQEAGAVKSNKIKKAATSDFMEIEKQRGISVATSVMGFEYANKKINILDTPGHQDFAEDTYRTLTAVDSVIVVIDVAKGVEAQTEKLVQVCRMRDTPMIIFINKLDREGKDAFDLLDEVEQKLGLSLCPMSWPIGMGQRFQGVYNMWGNNLQLFSAASKQRIAESIEFDNIEDESLNDHIGSDAADTLREEVELAQGVYPEFNRDEYLKGQVCPVFFGSALNNFGVKELLDCFVDIAPAPQPKAAEERLVEPSEKDFSGFVFKIHANIDPNHRSRIAFVKVVSGTFERNTNYLHVRQGKSLKFSSPTTFMASKKEIVDAAYPGDIVGLPDTGNFRIGDTITGGETLHYTGIPSFSPEHFRFINNADPLKAKQLNKGIDQLMDEGVAQLFTLIQNGRKIIGTVGALQYEVIQYRLEHEYNAKCSYENFPAFKACWIESTDNDQLEEFKRLKQRYLATDKFGKLVFLADSAFGLQMAQDKFDKITFHMKSEF
- a CDS encoding arsenate reductase family protein translates to MHFNERELTLLYNARNSRDRQTLAYALTITSHVNKQEVSSVPISGTLFRILLDRFDGDPKSLLNKADPEYQRIHKGREYNPAVWIEAIKRRPELLRAPIAMYKGKVVLCDTPTAILKLANSNIGISA
- a CDS encoding enoyl-ACP reductase FabI, whose protein sequence is MSNNLLAGKKGIIFGALNKDSIAWKVAEQCHAQGAEFVLTNAPIAMRMGEINELAEATGSLIIPADATNMEDLDKLFKGAVEHLGGKLDFVLHSIGMSVNVRKGKHYTDLNYDWLEKGWDVSAVSFHKVMQTAWNLDCMNEWGSILALTYMAAQRTFPDYNDMADNKAYLESIARSFGYHWGVKKNVRVNTISQSPTMTTAGSGVKGFDGFVAYADKMSPLGNADADECASYCVMMFSDFTKKVTLQNLYHDGGFSNMGVSDVVMDQFISGGEK